From Candidatus Eremiobacteraceae bacterium, one genomic window encodes:
- the recO gene encoding DNA repair protein RecO, with protein MRTYSVDAFVLRMRPLGEADRILTLFSAEHGKLTAVAKGVRKTQSKFGARLEFMARSALTLHAGRSLHVITSARLISTAWERVVEPELYSLASYIAEVIDGLCEPDLAVPELFDLLIEFQSATAQPAGEDASSTRSLDALRVVMELRILSALGFAPELDACARCGTPLGSRPFAGGKAALSPEAGGLVCRRCLDLGSSEEGDTRRSFLIVKLTSAQFEALRAARDASLEEALVTPAFAAPERATQAFVQHHLGRASKALAAAGGRR; from the coding sequence ATGAGAACCTATTCCGTCGACGCCTTCGTCCTCCGTATGCGCCCGCTCGGCGAGGCGGATCGCATCTTGACGCTTTTCTCGGCCGAGCACGGCAAGCTGACGGCGGTCGCCAAGGGCGTCCGCAAGACGCAGAGCAAGTTCGGCGCGCGTCTCGAGTTCATGGCGCGCTCGGCCTTGACGCTCCATGCCGGTCGCAGCCTCCACGTCATCACGAGCGCCCGCCTGATCAGCACGGCGTGGGAGCGTGTCGTCGAGCCTGAGTTGTACTCGCTCGCGTCGTACATCGCCGAGGTGATCGACGGGCTTTGCGAACCCGACCTCGCGGTACCCGAACTTTTCGATTTGCTCATCGAGTTCCAAAGCGCGACCGCACAGCCGGCCGGAGAGGACGCGTCGTCGACGCGCTCGCTCGACGCGCTGCGCGTCGTCATGGAACTGAGGATATTGAGCGCGCTCGGATTCGCGCCGGAACTCGACGCGTGCGCGCGCTGCGGCACGCCGCTCGGGAGCCGGCCTTTCGCCGGCGGTAAGGCGGCGCTTTCACCGGAGGCGGGCGGACTCGTGTGCCGGCGTTGTCTCGACCTCGGATCGAGCGAAGAGGGCGACACGCGGCGATCGTTCCTCATCGTCAAGCTGACGAGCGCGCAGTTCGAGGCGCTTCGCGCGGCGCGTGATGCGTCGCTCGAGGAAGCGCTTGTGACGCCGGCGTTCGCCGCGCCCGAGCGCGCGACGCAGGCGTTCGTCCAACATCATCTCGGCCGAGCGTCGAAAGCGCTCGCCGCGGCCGGCGGACGGAGATGA
- a CDS encoding cytidine deaminase has translation MPRLDDPQLETLAMHAWEARMNAYAPYSQFHVGAAVLSADGRTFTGANVENASLGLTMCAERVALGAAISAGVRSIVAVAVAGEGPTGILPCGACRQALLEFSRGAVVLRCRPDGTHEVTSLSALDPSPFTGGVVELAGI, from the coding sequence GTGCCTAGACTTGACGATCCGCAACTCGAAACGCTGGCGATGCATGCGTGGGAGGCGCGGATGAACGCGTACGCCCCGTATTCGCAGTTCCACGTCGGCGCTGCCGTGTTGTCGGCCGACGGTCGCACGTTCACCGGCGCGAATGTCGAAAACGCATCGCTCGGTCTCACGATGTGCGCGGAGCGCGTGGCGCTCGGCGCCGCGATATCTGCGGGCGTGCGCTCGATCGTTGCGGTCGCGGTCGCCGGCGAAGGCCCGACAGGCATTCTGCCGTGCGGCGCTTGCCGTCAGGCATTGCTCGAATTCTCGCGCGGTGCGGTCGTGCTGCGTTGCCGGCCCGACGGCACGCACGAAGTGACGAGCCTATCAGCGCTGGATCCATCACCGTTCACCGGTGGGGTGGTCGAACTCGCAGGCATCTGA
- the mltG gene encoding endolytic transglycosylase MltG has product MKNVWQTVAAIVGVIVLVVAAFGAGIGWLVYGDTQRPAAPADVLIGSGSDVAQISAQLQSQGVIGSSTLLDWYFRIHGGGDRIEAAEYQFPAHQTLAQIADRLETGGRSPTVWITIPEGFTATQIAQKLGAAGLVPPVLFVREAQTRTLELGGTTTNGLEGYLFPDTYQVPRGADADEVIDMMTKQFEAELPPGYLASARKLRRTVPEIVTIASMIEREAKVDSERPLIASVIYNRLRIGMPLEIDATIEYALPQHKTALSYADLAIDSPYNTYKHTGLPPTPISNPGKASLYAAFHPASTPFLYYVYKGEGHHAFSTTLQGQQENERRYLR; this is encoded by the coding sequence GTGAAGAACGTCTGGCAGACGGTCGCCGCGATCGTCGGCGTCATCGTCCTCGTCGTCGCGGCGTTCGGCGCGGGGATCGGTTGGCTCGTCTACGGCGATACGCAGCGGCCGGCGGCTCCGGCAGACGTCCTCATCGGCAGCGGAAGCGATGTCGCGCAGATCTCGGCGCAGCTTCAATCGCAAGGCGTCATCGGCAGCTCGACGCTCCTCGACTGGTACTTCCGCATCCACGGCGGCGGCGACCGTATCGAAGCGGCGGAGTACCAGTTTCCCGCACATCAAACGCTTGCCCAAATCGCCGATCGGCTCGAGACGGGCGGCCGGTCGCCCACCGTATGGATCACGATTCCGGAAGGTTTCACCGCGACGCAGATCGCGCAAAAGCTCGGAGCCGCCGGGCTCGTGCCGCCTGTGCTCTTCGTGCGTGAAGCGCAGACGCGTACACTCGAACTCGGCGGTACGACGACGAACGGGCTTGAAGGCTATCTCTTTCCCGACACCTATCAGGTGCCGCGAGGTGCAGACGCCGACGAAGTCATCGACATGATGACGAAGCAGTTCGAAGCGGAGCTGCCGCCAGGCTATCTCGCATCGGCTCGCAAGCTCCGACGGACGGTGCCGGAGATCGTGACGATCGCCTCGATGATCGAACGCGAGGCGAAGGTCGACTCCGAGCGGCCGCTCATCGCCAGCGTCATCTACAACCGTTTGCGGATCGGGATGCCGCTCGAGATCGATGCGACGATCGAGTACGCGCTGCCGCAGCATAAGACGGCGCTCTCTTACGCCGATCTCGCGATCGACAGCCCGTACAACACGTACAAGCACACCGGATTGCCGCCCACCCCGATCAGCAACCCGGGGAAGGCGTCGCTCTACGCGGCGTTCCATCCGGCCTCGACGCCGTTTCTCTATTATGTGTACAAGGGCGAAGGGCACCACGCGTTTTCGACGACGCTGCAAGGGCAACAAGAGAACGAACGGCGGTATTTGCGCTGA
- the ruvX gene encoding Holliday junction resolvase RuvX has protein sequence MALDLGAARIGVAVAERFDLPALPLATIAHTNREADIGAITALALERDATTLVVGYPLRLDGTRGPAAERVDRFVDALRARFAGEVVLVDERLTTAAATKRLSESGVKGSRQRRVVDRLAAVEILESYLARRRA, from the coding sequence ATGGCGCTGGATCTGGGCGCCGCTCGCATCGGGGTCGCAGTGGCCGAGCGTTTCGACTTGCCGGCGCTGCCGCTGGCGACGATCGCGCATACAAATCGCGAGGCCGACATCGGCGCTATCACGGCGCTCGCGCTCGAGCGCGACGCGACGACGCTCGTCGTGGGATATCCGCTCAGACTCGACGGGACTCGCGGGCCGGCAGCCGAGCGAGTCGATCGTTTCGTCGACGCGTTGCGTGCCCGCTTCGCGGGCGAGGTCGTGCTCGTCGACGAACGTCTGACGACCGCGGCGGCGACGAAGCGTTTGTCCGAGAGCGGCGTCAAGGGGTCGAGGCAGCGGCGCGTCGTCGATCGCCTCGCGGCGGTCGAGATACTCGAATCCTATCTTGCGAGGCGACGCGCGTGA